Genomic window (Chthonomonas sp.):
GTTGATGTCCATGGCCTCCAATCGGGCGCGATGCGCCTTCATGCGAATCTCAAAGTCGGCATAGTCGCGTTGTTCGCGCGTCGTCCAGCCGATTTCGCTCATCGCGCTCAGGCGAGGAAACGCCATGTACTCCAGCTTTTGCGGGTCGGGAATGTACTCGGTCCACAGCTGACATTGCACGCCGAGAACGTGCTTTTCTTGCTCGGGCGTCATGCCGGGCCGAATCGGCTCGTATTCGTAAGCCCGCTTGAGGTCGGTGTTGCCGCCAATCGCGTGCGGCTCGGTGGTGCGGTCCCCACTTTGATACGCGTCGTAGTAGGTCGTGCCTTGCGCCATCACCACGTCGTGACCCGAGCGCACGGCTTGCAACGCGCCGTCGTCGCCGAGCCAAACCATCAGGGCCGCGCCCGGCGCAAGGCCGCCTTCCAGAATCTCGGACCAGCCGATGAGCCGCCGCCCCTTGCTAGCCAGGAAGCTGTCGAACTGCCGAATGAACCACGACTGCATCTCGTGCTCGTCCTTCAGGCCGAGCTGCTTCATGCGGGCTTGGACGTCGGCGCTCGTCTTCCACTCATCCTTGGGGCATTCGTCGCCGCCCACGTGGATGAACTGGCTGGGGAACAGGTCCATCACCTCGGTCAGAACGTCCTTCAGGAACGAAATCGTGCCGTCCTTGACGTTGAACACGCTGGTGCTCACGCCCCAATTCGTCCACACATCAATCGGCTGGCCCGTGTTTCCAAGTTCGGGGTACGCCGCGATGGCCGCCTGGGCGTGGCCCGGCATTTCGATCTCGGGGACAACCGTGATATGGCGCGCCTTGGCGTAGGCCACCACCTCGCGGATGTCGTCTTGCGTGTAGAAGCCGCCATGCGGTTTGCCCGTCATTTGGCGCGGGCTGTAAACCACGGTGGAATCCTTGCGCCAGCCGCCCACGGTCGTGAGCTTCGGGTACTTCTTGATCTCGATTCGCCAACCCTGGTCATCCGTGAGATGCCAATGGAAGGTGTTCATTTTATGAAACGCGAGCTGGTCGATGTACTTCAGCACGAAGCTCTTCGGCATGAAGTGGCGGCACGAATCCAGGTGTGAGCCGCGCCATCGGAAGCGAGGCATGTCCTCAATGACGCCGCCCGGAATGCTCCACTCCGCGGTCTGCGGCGATCGGCGCAAGTTCGCCGCGGGCAAGAGCTGCCTCAGGCTCTGCACGCCGTAGAACAGACCGCGCTCGGTGGAAGCCTCCACCACAATCTCCTTGGATTTGGTGGTGAGGCGATAGCCTTCTTCGCCGAGTCGCCAATCCTTTCCGGCGAATTTGAATCGCACAACTTTGCCGCCGCGGCTTCCGACCGGAATCTCCCAACCCATCGCCGGTTCGAGCGCGTTTTTCAGCACGAGGGCCGTGCTGCGAGCCCGCTTATCCGCGACGAGCACGACGCTGGAATCGAAGGTGAACGCCTCGCCGTTGGGCGTAATGCTCAGCGGGCGCGGGACGATGGCGGGGGCGGCGAGGGCGAAACTGGCAGCGACGGTGGTGGGGGCGGCGAGGGCGAAACTGGCAGCGACGGTGGTGGCAAGCATCTTGCCGCCTATGTTACCGACCCGCGGCCTTGTGCAACCGCTCGCGGATGGCGGCCCATTCCGGCGAATCCGGCGGCATCTCAATGCCGATGCTTTCGAGCTTGCGTTGGTCGAGTTGAAACAGCGCGTCGTAAAGCTCGAACGCGTATTCGGCCGGATCGTAGCTCATGATCAGCTGGTTCGCGTTTTGGCAAGTGCCGAAGCAGAGCCCGGGCTGCTGCGGCGTGAGTTTGTCCACCAGCACCACCGGCGTATCCGGCGAATAGTGCCGCAAGTATTGCCCCGGCGCGATGCGCGGCCCGTCCACGGGACCCACGGCCACCGGAATGCCCAGCGCATCTTCAAGCGCCGCTCGGCTCACCTGGCCCTCGCGCAGGACGCGCGGTTGATCGCCGATCAGGCTGAGAATGGTGGATTCGATGCCGACCCGGCTCGCGCCGCCATCAAGAATCACCGTGCTGGCGGCCCGAATCTCCGGCGAAAGGTGCTCAATGCGGGTCGGCGAAAGGTGAGTAAACACGTTGGCGCTGGGCGCGGCGAGCGGCCGTCCGGAGCGCAGACAGAGTTCGCGGGCGAGCGGATGGTTCGGGACCCGAACGGCCACCGTCTCCAATCCGGCGGTCGTGAAGGTGCTCACGGAAATGGCTTTTGGCAACACCAGCGTCAGCGGCCCTGGCCAAAAGCGGCGCGCGAGTTCCCATGCCACGTCAGGAATGTCGCGAGCGACGAGCGGCAAATCTTCAGCGCGAGCAATATGAACGATCAGCGGATTGTCGCTGGGGCGACCTTTCGCCGCAAAAATCCGTTGCACCGCTTCATCGCTGGTGGCGTCGGCGGCCAAGCCATACACGGTTTCGGTCGGCATCACCACCAACTCCCCGCGCACAATGGCGGCGGCGGCCAATTCTAACTGCTCATTCATGATGTCACGGCCTGCATCATCGCCTCGCGCGGAGCGGGTTGCTGCAACCACCATTCAAATGATCGGGCGGCTTGCGCCACAAGCATATAGCGACCATCCACGGTTCGGAATCCGGCCAACGCCGCCTCGCGCAACAGCGGGCTCGGTAAGTCGCCATAGATCACGTCGTAAACCAGCGCGCCCGGCTTGGGTTGACCCCACGGAATATCCATGGAATCGTTGCTGAGCCCCGCGCTCGTGGTGTTGAGAATGAGGTCGAAACCTGCTACGCTCGGCTGCGCCAAAAACTCGGCCCCGACCTTGTCGGCCAGAGATTCCGCCTTGCTCGCGGTGCGGTTGTAAATCGCGAGTTCGTAACCCGCCTCGGTAAGCACTCGCGCTAGCGATTGCGCGGTACCGCCTGCTCCAAGCAGCAATACGCGGCCTTGCGCCGGCACCTTAAGCGAGCCGAGCGAATCCAAAAATCCTTGCCCGTCGGTGTTGGTGGCTCGCCGGGTGGCGAGTTCGATGGTGTTGGCCGATTCGAACTTCCGGCACTCGGCGTCGGCGCTCTCCGCCCAGGCGTAGGCTTCGAGTTTAAGCGGCAGGGTGACATTCACCCCGCGATAACCGAGTTCCTGCAGACTCGCCATCGCCTCGTTGAACTCCTCGCGCGGCACGTGAATTGCTTCGTACCGTAGGTTCAAGCCCAACGCCTGATACGCCGCCTGGTGAATGCGCGGCGACCACGAGTGGCCAATGGGGTCGCCGACGACGGCAAAATCGCCCGGCATGGCTTGCTGCCAGTACGTTCCGCCGGTGATCACTTCGCTCTCCGAAACGCCCAGAGCCGCTGGCCCAGGAAGTTGCACACCGCCCCGACGGCGGTGGCGACGAACGTCGCGACGAAGAGGCTGCGGTTCGGATGGCCCGGCAACACGTTGTTGAGCGAGCCCGAAATCAGCGCGTTGATGATGAGCACCGAGATCGAAAGAATAAAGAAACGCCGGACCTGTTGCCGCATTTCGTCCTTGCCGTGGATACCAAACGTCCAGCGTCGATTCCAATAAAAGCTGTTGAGAATGGCGATACACCCCGCCAGTGCCGCCGCGGGGTACACCGCCGCCTTGGCCGGCTCCTTGATGTGGCTCAGCGCGGCGGGGAAGTGCTCCAGCATCCAGCGACCGACGGGCTCGGCCAGCAGCTCGCCGTTCCAATGCGCCACCCGCAACAGCAGAAACCTTATCGTCATGTCGATGGCGAACGAGCTTCCGCCGACGATGAGGAACTTCATCACTTGCCGGACGATTCGCCGCTGGAAAATCCCTTCGCGCGGCACAATCGGCAGGTCATCGTCTTCCTCTTTCAGGGCTTGATACAGCCGCCCGGTGACCAATCGCTCGGCTCGTCGAGAAATGTGGCGCGTGCCGGCGAACTCGCTTTCGCCCATCTGTCGAACCCAAATCGTCGCGATGCCGCTGCGATTGCCGCCGAGAATGTCGGTAAAGAGTTGGTCGCCGATCATCAGCGTTTGCGCGGGCTCCGAGTTGAATTTCTTCATGGCCGCCAGGAACATCTCGCGGCTTGGCTTAAACTTGCCGCGCATCGCCTCGATGCCAAGAATCTCGCTAAGGCGCGCCAGTCGTTCGGGCCGCTTGGTGTTGCTGATGATGCAAAGTTGCAACCCGGCCGCCTTGGCGTCGGCCACCCACGCCGAGACTTCGGGCGAAAACTCCTCGCCGCGCCACGGCACCAGGGTGTTGTCCACGTCGAGCAAGACCAGTTTGTAGCCGCTCGCGGCGATTTCACTCGGCAAGAGGTCGGTGATGTGATGAATCGCCTCGCTCGGGCACAGCTTGCGCAGCGGCCCACGGATGCCCGCCTGCTGAAATTTGCCCGTGCGAAAAGTTCTCAGTTGCCCTACCCCTGTTCGCGAGCCGCTCGCATGGCCGCC
Coding sequences:
- the aroE gene encoding shikimate dehydrogenase, with the protein product MITGGTYWQQAMPGDFAVVGDPIGHSWSPRIHQAAYQALGLNLRYEAIHVPREEFNEAMASLQELGYRGVNVTLPLKLEAYAWAESADAECRKFESANTIELATRRATNTDGQGFLDSLGSLKVPAQGRVLLLGAGGTAQSLARVLTEAGYELAIYNRTASKAESLADKVGAEFLAQPSVAGFDLILNTTSAGLSNDSMDIPWGQPKPGALVYDVIYGDLPSPLLREAALAGFRTVDGRYMLVAQAARSFEWWLQQPAPREAMMQAVTS
- a CDS encoding beta-N-acetylhexosaminidase gives rise to the protein MLATTVAASFALAAPTTVAASFALAAPAIVPRPLSITPNGEAFTFDSSVVLVADKRARSTALVLKNALEPAMGWEIPVGSRGGKVVRFKFAGKDWRLGEEGYRLTTKSKEIVVEASTERGLFYGVQSLRQLLPAANLRRSPQTAEWSIPGGVIEDMPRFRWRGSHLDSCRHFMPKSFVLKYIDQLAFHKMNTFHWHLTDDQGWRIEIKKYPKLTTVGGWRKDSTVVYSPRQMTGKPHGGFYTQDDIREVVAYAKARHITVVPEIEMPGHAQAAIAAYPELGNTGQPIDVWTNWGVSTSVFNVKDGTISFLKDVLTEVMDLFPSQFIHVGGDECPKDEWKTSADVQARMKQLGLKDEHEMQSWFIRQFDSFLASKGRRLIGWSEILEGGLAPGAALMVWLGDDGALQAVRSGHDVVMAQGTTYYDAYQSGDRTTEPHAIGGNTDLKRAYEYEPIRPGMTPEQEKHVLGVQCQLWTEYIPDPQKLEYMAFPRLSAMSEIGWTTREQRDYADFEIRMKAHRARLEAMDINFRGRGNTYPYPLASPGK
- a CDS encoding YqeG family HAD IIIA-type phosphatase encodes the protein MPSEIAASGYKLVLLDVDNTLVPWRGEEFSPEVSAWVADAKAAGLQLCIISNTKRPERLARLSEILGIEAMRGKFKPSREMFLAAMKKFNSEPAQTLMIGDQLFTDILGGNRSGIATIWVRQMGESEFAGTRHISRRAERLVTGRLYQALKEEDDDLPIVPREGIFQRRIVRQVMKFLIVGGSSFAIDMTIRFLLLRVAHWNGELLAEPVGRWMLEHFPAALSHIKEPAKAAVYPAAALAGCIAILNSFYWNRRWTFGIHGKDEMRQQVRRFFILSISVLIINALISGSLNNVLPGHPNRSLFVATFVATAVGAVCNFLGQRLWAFRRAK
- a CDS encoding threonylcarbamoyl-AMP synthase; this translates as MNEQLELAAAAIVRGELVVMPTETVYGLAADATSDEAVQRIFAAKGRPSDNPLIVHIARAEDLPLVARDIPDVAWELARRFWPGPLTLVLPKAISVSTFTTAGLETVAVRVPNHPLARELCLRSGRPLAAPSANVFTHLSPTRIEHLSPEIRAASTVILDGGASRVGIESTILSLIGDQPRVLREGQVSRAALEDALGIPVAVGPVDGPRIAPGQYLRHYSPDTPVVLVDKLTPQQPGLCFGTCQNANQLIMSYDPAEYAFELYDALFQLDQRKLESIGIEMPPDSPEWAAIRERLHKAAGR